The genomic stretch CGCGGCCGCCGACGTGGGCGTGGTGTCGGCGCGCCTGCTGCGCGAAGGCGGCGCGTTGCGCGGCACACGTCTCGTGAGCGTCGAAGGCCCGGCGCGCGTGAGCGCGAGCGACGTGGCCCGCGCCATCGAAAAGGCGAGCGGCCGGGCCGTCAAGGCGCGAGCGTTGCCGCGCGACCAATGGGAAGCCACGCTCGCGCAAGGCGGCTTGAGCCCGCAGCACGCGCGGCTCGTCATCGACCTGTTCGATGTGCACAACGCGGGGCGTATCGACGTGGAGACGCCCGCGAGCGAGCGCGCGTTCGGCACCACCACGCTGGAGCAGGCCATGGCGGCCATGCTCGGTTCAAACCGCGCGTCTTGACGGACGGCGCCCACGCAGTCGATCTGCAAGGGACCCATGCGCTCGTTTAGACTGCGTGGACGTTTTCTCGCGATCTGACCGCATGCTCAAAAATCTCTGGTACGTCGTGGCCGCTTCGGCGGCGTTGCGCGACGATTTGCTGCCCGTGACGCTCATCGGCCATCGCTTCGTGGCGTTTCGCGACGAGGCGGGGCGCGCGCATCTGCTCTCGGACATCTGCGTGCATCGCGGCGCGTCGCTTTCCGCGGGACGGCGCGTGCAGGGCGGCGTGCAATGCCCGTATCACGGCTGGCGCTATGGCGGCGACGGCGTGTGCACGCACATTCCCGCGCAACCGCAGGCGCGCATTCCCGCGCGCGCCCGCGTGGACGGTTATCCCGTGGTCGAGCGGCACGGCTGGATCTGGGCGTTGCTGGGCGACGTGCCCGAGGCGGAGCGCCCGCCGCTACCCGACCTCGCGTGGGCCGACGACCCCAACGTGCGCGTGATACACGGCACGTTCGAGTGGGCGGCGAACTGGGAGCGCATTGTCGAGAACGGGCTGGACTTCGCGCACGCGCCGTTCGTGCACGGCACATCGTTCGGTGCGCCGGACCGGCCCGAGATCGGCGAATTCGACGTGGTGGCGCAAGACGCGTGGAGCGGTTGCGCGACGCTCACGATGCGGCGGCCGCGCCGCAAGGGGTGGCTCAAGCGCACGCCAACGGGCGAGCACGTGGAAGTCGTCACGCAAACCGGTTTTCATTTGAGCGGCCCGTGCGCGACGCTCGAACTCACGCTGGGCAACGGCTGGCGAATCTTCATCGCTTCGGCGCACGTGCCCGTGGATACGCTGCAGACGCGCACCGTGTGGATGATGGGCCGCACCTTCCTGAAGACCCCGCTGCTCGACGCGCGCTTTCGCAAGCGCAACCTGAAGATCTTCGAAGAGGATCACGCGGTGCTGCGGCGCATTCGTCCCGAGTGCGTGCCGGAAGGCTGGCAGAGCGAGGTCTCGGTGAAGTCGGACGCGTTGCAGATCGCGTTCCGGCAGCGCGTGCAGGCGCTGGAGCGGCGCGGCTGGCTTGCCGGGCCGGCGAATCAAGCCAGTGCTGCGGCCCGTTCGAATGCCGATACCGAAGCGCGGCGCAGCGTGAACGTGATCGCCTGTCCCGCGCGGCACGCGGTGAAAACGTGGGCGCTGGAGGCGGCGCTCACGCAGCGGGAATCGCCGGATACGCCTTGACGGCGCTCGCTTCCCTCGAGCTGCGCGCCTGCTTCGCCGAGGGGCGCGGGCTGCGGCGCTCGCGCGCGGCCCGTGCGTTCGCCAACTGACTTCGCGCTTAC from Paraburkholderia acidisoli encodes the following:
- a CDS encoding aromatic ring-hydroxylating dioxygenase subunit alpha gives rise to the protein MLKNLWYVVAASAALRDDLLPVTLIGHRFVAFRDEAGRAHLLSDICVHRGASLSAGRRVQGGVQCPYHGWRYGGDGVCTHIPAQPQARIPARARVDGYPVVERHGWIWALLGDVPEAERPPLPDLAWADDPNVRVIHGTFEWAANWERIVENGLDFAHAPFVHGTSFGAPDRPEIGEFDVVAQDAWSGCATLTMRRPRRKGWLKRTPTGEHVEVVTQTGFHLSGPCATLELTLGNGWRIFIASAHVPVDTLQTRTVWMMGRTFLKTPLLDARFRKRNLKIFEEDHAVLRRIRPECVPEGWQSEVSVKSDALQIAFRQRVQALERRGWLAGPANQASAAARSNADTEARRSVNVIACPARHAVKTWALEAALTQRESPDTP